Below is a genomic region from Candidatus Hydrogenedentota bacterium.
TAATTTTACAGCTTTAGATTACGAAGCAGCCGAGAAAGCCATGGTTCAGGCCGATGTGCTATCCCTCTCTGAGCGCAGCTTGTTTTCACTGAGCGGCGGTGAACGGCAAAAGGTCTACCTTGCCGCCGCCATTGCACAGGAGCCCCGCGTATTGCTTCTGGACGAAGCAACCGCTTTCCTCGATTATAAGCATCAGGTTGATATTTTAAATCTAACCGAAAGCTTGCAGCGGGAAACCCGGCTTTCCGTCGTTGCCGTCACCCATGATTTAAACCAGCGTATTCTGCACTATAACCGGGTACTTGCTTTGAAACAAGGGCAGATCGTGTATTGGGGTGCTCCTGAAGGTTTGTTGGATACGGCGCTTTTGGAAGACATTTACGAAACGCCTTTCCGTTTTCTTGAAGACCCACAATGGGGCGGCATCCACATTGTGCCACAAGGGAGCGTCCATGAAGAGCCATAAAACAATTTTGATTTTGGGGGTATGCGCCCTATGCGTCTTGATGGCGTCACCTTTTATAGGCGTAACGCCCCTATCCCTTGAAGGCATCTTATCGCCCTGTGGAGATAGCGTTTCGTCTTTGGTTTTTTGGCGGATTCGTGTGCCCCGTACGCTGACGGCCTTTCTGGCAGGCGGCGGACTGGCGCTGGGGGGGATGGCCTTTCAAGCCTTGTTTCGAAATCCTCTTGCAACCCCTTTCACGCTGGGTGTTTCAGGGGGCGCGGCTTTTGGCGCCGCCTTGTATATACGCTTGGGGTTGGTCTTTGCGCTCCTCGGCATCTCCGGTATGACATGGTTTGCTTTCGCCGGAGCCGCAATAATAACCCTAGTGGTTTACGGGCTGACCCGGTCGCGGGGCGGTTTTGCGACGCCCGTATTGTTATTGGCCGGCGTGGCGTTGAGCTTTTTTTTGTCCAGTATGATTCTTGCGCTGCAATACAGTGCCAGCCTCCACGATTCTTTTCAACTGGTACGCTGGCTCATGGGCGGCCTGGGCATGGTGGGCTACAACGCTGTATTTACGCTTTTGCCCTTGGTCCTTTCCGCTGCTCTTATTCTTGCTTTGTTAATCCAAGAATTAAATCTCCTTGCGCTGGGAGAAGAGCTTGCTATGAGCCGCGGCCTTAATGCTTCCTATATCCGTAAACTGATCTTTTTTGTCGTGTCTATGCTTGTAGGCGGTATTGTGTCGGTCTGTGGGCCCATTGGTTTTGTAGGCATGATGGCGCCTCACATTTGCCGGCTTTTGGTGGGGCCGGATCATCGCCGTCTTTTCCCCGCCGCCTTTCTTTTTGGAGGCATGTTCCTCACTCTTTGCGATGTGCCGGCCCGTGTCCTTTTCGCGCCCGCTGAAATACCCGTTGGCGTAATTACCGCCATGATTGGCGGCCCCTTCTTCTTGTATTTACTTTTTCGACGTGACGCGCGCCATTTGTTTCAGTAGGCAAGGCGCAATAGGGAAGCGCTACACCCATCTTCACGGCGCTTCGATTATTGAGGAATCAATTTAACGGCGATACACTCATGGGCCATCATACCGCCTTGATAGGCAGTGCTGTTCCTGCGCATGATACGCCACCCACCATTTTGATACATACCGTCCGTATTGATCTTATCAGCGATTTCGCGATTGGCGCTGAATTGATCCAAGAATTCCGGATTCTGCGGCAAGACAACAGGATTCCCGCTTACACCTGAAACGAGGGTGATCGGCTCGACGACCAGATTGGAGAGATCTTGAAAGGCGGGACCATCGGGCACGACCTTGGCTTGTAATCGGATCATTCTTGCCCGTGTATCGGTACTGACGGAAGCTTTTGTTGCGTCAATAAGATCGAGCAGATAGTTACGGATGGAATCAAGATCTTCGGCTTGGCGAAATTGCTCAAGGCCCGGATAATTCTGTACTGCTTTGGCGAGGAGCGAAATTTCGCGCAGGTACTGGTTACGCTGATTCTCAGGAACGAGATACATGATAACCATGGATACGGGCAGCCCGTCCGGAGCGCCGTAATCTATGCCTGTGGGACTCCATCCGATGACGCACATGATATTTTCGTCGAAAGGCAGCCGCGCATGAGGACACGCCCATCCTTTGCCAAGCGCTGTATTGGTCATTTCCTCCCGTTCCATGACATGCCCATAGACATCAGTCGAGGCGGGAATTTCCGGAAAGGCTTCAATGATATGGGCAAGAAATTGCAACGCGTCTGTTTTGTCGTTATCAGGTAATTCAAAAAGTCTTCCTTCTTGAAGGGCATCTAAAATAGTATTCATCATTAATTATCTCCATAGCGATTGAAGAACCAACTTTTAACTTTGTGCGTCAAAACGGCAAAGCCTACCAAGAAGGCGGTGATCCACGCCCAATAGATTGGCGGCAGCGGCACCATGCCCAAATATCCTGCGAAGGGAGAGTAAGGCAGCCATGCTCCAATGACCATGATAACCAAGGTCGTTACGGTTAGGTGGAAAGAGGCACGGCTTCCGAAGAAAGGAATGCGCCGTGTTCGGATGATATGTACAATGAGCGTTTGGGTCAGCAAGGATTCGACGAACCAGCCTGTTTGAAAGAGTCGTGCCAGCTCCGTTTGTTGTTCCGGGGAAGAGGCGGCATCCGAAAAGGCGTTGCAATGGAAGAAGAACCACATAAGCGCGAAAGTGGCATAGTCAAAAATAGAACTGATGGGTCCGATAAAGAGCATAAAGCGTTTGATATTATCGATATTCCATTTGAGCGGTTTCGCGATTAATTCATCGTCCAAGGTATCGGTGGGGATGCCTGTTTGTGAAAAGTCATAGAGTAAGTTGTTGGCAAGAATTTGCACAGGCTGCATGGGCAAAAAGGGCAGCAGATAGCTGGCTCCGACAACACTAAACATGTTGCCGAAATTGGAGCTGGCGCCCATGCGTATATATTTGATGATATTGGCGAAGACCCGCCGCCCTTCCATAATGCCTTCTTCGAGCACAAGCAGGCTCTTTTCGAGCAGCACAATATCCGCGGCTTCTTTGGCTACGTCTACAGCGGAATCGACGGAGATACCCACGTCGGCGGCGCGCAAGGCGGGAGCATCGTTGATGCCGTCGCCGAGAAAACCGACTACGTGGCCATTTTCACGGAGTCTCGTCACGATATCCTCTTTTTGCAGGGGCGAGAGTTTCACAAAGACGTTTGCCGTTTCTATGGTCTCTAAAAAATCGTCAGGCGATAGTTGCATCAGCTCGGTTCCGGTCACGATACGGTTTACTTGCAGCCCCACCTCTTTGCAGACTTTCTCCGTTACCAAATCGTTATCGCCTGTGAGTACCTTCACTTCAACGCCTACGCCTGCGAGCAATTCGAGCGCTTCATTGGTGGTCTGTTTCGGCGGATCAAAGAAGGCAATGTAGCCCAAGAGGATCAGTTCCGATTCGTCTT
It encodes:
- a CDS encoding ABC transporter ATP-binding protein, giving the protein MTSPAYEIKDLSIVLDGQTIVKELSFSLEAGQSMAIIGPNGAGKSTLLKAMLRLIPIASGSIQLFGKALQRYDHKYLARAAAYVPQSAAVNLPFTVGEFVLMGRYAYLSAFSNFTALDYEAAEKAMVQADVLSLSERSLFSLSGGERQKVYLAAAIAQEPRVLLLDEATAFLDYKHQVDILNLTESLQRETRLSVVAVTHDLNQRILHYNRVLALKQGQIVYWGAPEGLLDTALLEDIYETPFRFLEDPQWGGIHIVPQGSVHEEP
- a CDS encoding PTS sugar transporter subunit IIA; this translates as MMNTILDALQEGRLFELPDNDKTDALQFLAHIIEAFPEIPASTDVYGHVMEREEMTNTALGKGWACPHARLPFDENIMCVIGWSPTGIDYGAPDGLPVSMVIMYLVPENQRNQYLREISLLAKAVQNYPGLEQFRQAEDLDSIRNYLLDLIDATKASVSTDTRARMIRLQAKVVPDGPAFQDLSNLVVEPITLVSGVSGNPVVLPQNPEFLDQFSANREIADKINTDGMYQNGGWRIMRRNSTAYQGGMMAHECIAVKLIPQ
- a CDS encoding iron ABC transporter permease, with the translated sequence MKSHKTILILGVCALCVLMASPFIGVTPLSLEGILSPCGDSVSSLVFWRIRVPRTLTAFLAGGGLALGGMAFQALFRNPLATPFTLGVSGGAAFGAALYIRLGLVFALLGISGMTWFAFAGAAIITLVVYGLTRSRGGFATPVLLLAGVALSFFLSSMILALQYSASLHDSFQLVRWLMGGLGMVGYNAVFTLLPLVLSAALILALLIQELNLLALGEELAMSRGLNASYIRKLIFFVVSMLVGGIVSVCGPIGFVGMMAPHICRLLVGPDHRRLFPAAFLFGGMFLTLCDVPARVLFAPAEIPVGVITAMIGGPFFLYLLFRRDARHLFQ